The following coding sequences lie in one Opisthocomus hoazin isolate bOpiHoa1 chromosome 7, bOpiHoa1.hap1, whole genome shotgun sequence genomic window:
- the ZFYVE19 gene encoding abscission/NoCut checkpoint regulator, with translation MDSRCCGCASKFSVFKKECGCKNCGRLFCSGCLRFRAAVPRCGNTQQKVCRQCHGKLTGEGSQSSSAKWSPPENYKKRVAAFEAKQKQLKEQQKAASKPPAQAGSRYQGLSKEDRAIAERLERLREERKPKSIPTQAEIEARLAALKEDCRGPVPSTQEMEDRLAVLQGRDPPSQAPRPVHRPPDTRSLVQQTDDLLTQLSEEVAIDERYRPRVQPQAVSSQSLNDLSRESEDCVCPAHLDTKQLEEEKNKLLAEAAAELREENTRQEKILQVAKRLAALRGEDPEKATLEAYKLPDSDEEVAEEEAICRVLKQLTEEAALDEASGFNIPPDQTTQPGPSQQNLHKKAKQKSQTPATTALARSDDSDEDELPWCCICNEDATLRCHGCDGDLYCQRCFREGHGEFDLKDHHTSRYHLPCK, from the exons ATGGACAGCCGGTGCTGCGGGTGTGCCTCCAAGTTCTCTGTCTTCAAGAAGGAG TGCGGGTGCAAGAACTGCGGGCGGTTGTTCTGCTCAGGCTGCCTTCGCTTCCGCGCTGCCGTTCCCCGCTGTGGAAACACTCAGCAGAAggtgtgcaggcagtgccacgGAAAGCTAACCGG AGAGGGATCTCAAAGCAGTTCAGCAAAATGGTCACCACCAGAAAACTACAAAAA GCGTGTAGCAGCTTTTGAGGCTAAGCAAAAGCAGCTGAAAGAACAACAGAAGGCAGCATCAAAACCCCCAGCTCAAGCAGGCTCCCGATACCAGGGGCTCTCAAAAGAAGATAGAGCTATTGCAGAGAGACTGGAGAGGCTCAGGGAGGAAAGGAAACCGA AGTCCATCCCTACTCAGGCTGAGATCGAAGCTAGGCTGGCTGCCCTGAAGGAGGACTGCCGGGGACCTGTTCCATCCACACAGGAAATGGAGGACCGGTTGGCTGTCCTGCAGGGGAGAGAtcctccttcccaggctcccAGACCT GTACACCGACCTCCTGATACCAGAAGTCTGGTCCAGCAGACAGATGACCTGTTAACTCAGCTGTCTGAGGAAGTTGCCATTGATGAGCGCTACAGACCAAGAGTCCAGCCTCAAG CTGTTAGCAGCCAAAGTTTGAATGATCTCAGTCGGGAAAGTGAAGATTGTGTTTGCCCTGCACATCTGGACACGAAACAGCTAGAAGAAGAGAAGAATAAACTTctggcagaagctgctgctgagctgcggGAAGAGAACACTAGGCAGGAAAAGATCCTACAAGTTGCCAAGAGACTGGCAGCACTCAGAGGCGAGGACCCAGAGAAAG CTACACTGGAAGCCTATAAACTCCCTGACAGTGATGAGGAAGTGGCTGAGGAGGAAGCCATTTGCAGAGTGCTAAAACAG CTCACAGAGGAAGCAGCGCTAGATGAAGCAAGTGGATTCAACATTCCTCCAGatcagaccacccaaccagggcCCTCACAACAGAATCTGcataagaaagcaaagcaaaag AGCCAGACTCCAgccaccacagctcttgccaGGTCAGATGACAGTGATGAGGATGAGTTACCCTGGTGCTGTATCTGCAACGAAGATGCCACTTTACGCTGCCATGGCTGCGATGGAGACCTCTACTGCCAGCGCTGTTTTCG GGAAGGCCATGGTGAGTTTGACCTGAAGGACCACCACACCTCCCGCTATCATCTTCCTTGCAAGTAG
- the PPP1R14D gene encoding protein phosphatase 1 regulatory subunit 14D isoform X2: MASNSSALPRVTFQTPEKPGEESSHRKLGKLTIKYNRKDLQRWLDLEEWINAQLQELYQCRLREETEAAAPEPQIDLEDLLEVPNEEQKLKLQEILHECSSPTEDFITELLSRLKGLRRVINPQKK, translated from the exons ATGGCCAGCAACTCCAGCGCGCTGCCCCGGGTGACTTTCCAGACGCCAGAGAAACCTGGGGAGGAATCATCACACAGGAAACTGGGCAAGTTAACCATAAAGTACAACCGCAAAGACCTACAGCGCTGGCTAGACCTGGAGGAGTGGATCAAcgcccagctgcaggagctgtaCCAATGCCGG ctaagagaggaaacagaggcagcagctcctgaacCACAAATTGATCTTGAAGATCTCCTGGAGGTCCCTAATGAAGAACAGAAGTTAAAACTACAG GAAATCCTCCATGAGTGCTCCAGCCCGACAGAG GACTTCATTACGGAATTGCTTAGTCGATTGAAAGGTCTCCGGAGAGTCATCAATCCTCAGAAGAAATGA
- the PPP1R14D gene encoding protein phosphatase 1 regulatory subunit 14D isoform X1, whose translation MASNSSALPRVTFQTPEKPGEESSHRKLGKLTIKYNRKDLQRWLDLEEWINAQLQELYQCRLREETEAAAPEPQIDLEDLLEVPNEEQKLKLQEILHECSSPTEVSEAPATYICYTVLSECVFVTAWLNS comes from the exons ATGGCCAGCAACTCCAGCGCGCTGCCCCGGGTGACTTTCCAGACGCCAGAGAAACCTGGGGAGGAATCATCACACAGGAAACTGGGCAAGTTAACCATAAAGTACAACCGCAAAGACCTACAGCGCTGGCTAGACCTGGAGGAGTGGATCAAcgcccagctgcaggagctgtaCCAATGCCGG ctaagagaggaaacagaggcagcagctcctgaacCACAAATTGATCTTGAAGATCTCCTGGAGGTCCCTAATGAAGAACAGAAGTTAAAACTACAG GAAATCCTCCATGAGTGCTCCAGCCCGACAGAGGTGAGTGAAGCACCAGCAACATATATATGCTATACTGTACTGTCAGAATGTGTCTTTGTTACTGCTTGGCTGAATAGCTAA